In the genome of Roseiconus lacunae, the window TTCGCCGAGCTCTCTGCGTTTAGCCGTCTAGGAACTCCGACCGACATTGCGGCGGTCGTCTCCTTCTTGGCAAGTTCAGAAGCGGGCTGGATTACCGGCCAACACTTGCGAGCCGACGGTGGGATGTCAAACTAACCCGGGCAGCCGGTTCGAGGCCAAATGCAAGGATCATCAATGGCCGTCTCCACCCATTTCACGTTGCAACCAAGCGCGTGCGTAGGCCCAATTCCGTTTCGTCGTCCGCGGTGAAACACCGAGGACTTCGGCGGTTTCATCGATGGTCAGACCCGTGAAGTATCGCAGTTCAACCAACTTGGCTAATTGCTCATCTTCGGTGGCGAGCTTCGTAAGTGCTTCATCGAGAATCAACAAGTCGTCATTGCTGCTGGATTGATCGACACTGACATTGTCATTCAATTCTTGACGCTGAAAATCGCCGCCTCGTTTGACGCGGCCTTTTCGACGTGCGTTATCGATTAAAATTCTTCGCATCGCTTCGGCGGCCGCGGCGAAAAAGTGACCGCGCCCGTCCCATCGCTGTGAATCATCACCGACAAGTTTTAAAAAGACCTCGTGGACCAACGCTGTCGGTTGCAGTGTCTGCCCGGACCGTTCTTGGTTCATGCGACTGGCGGCTAATCGGCGGAGTTCCTCATACACCAGTGGAAGCAGTTCGCTCGCCGCGGCTCGATCACCTCGTTCGATGTCCGAGAGGATTTTAGTGACGTCTCGATTCATGACCTCTCTTCGGTGGCATGGTCGTCGATCGATGACCATCAGAAAGTAATTGGAAAAGTGTGGCCCGATCTGCCTCCGCACATCGCATTGAAGTCTGTCAGGCAATTGCTTGCCCTAACCAAACGTCGAAGCGATCGACACAGTGCGACCCTATAGGAAAATAGAATGTTCCGCCGTACTCTTCAATGTGCCGTTTTCTCTGGGGCCATCGCGGTTCCTGGCCTTTTGTTCGCTCAACCACCAGGCCGTGGCGGCCCGCAGGGTGGAATGCATGGCGGCCCGCCGACGGAAATGATCCTTCAACTGTTTCAGCAAGCCGACGCCAACGGCGATGGAAGCGTCACGAAGGCGGAACTGACCACCGCGTTGCAATCACAAACTCAATCACGTGGCAATCGATTCGGTCGCATGGCCCCACCTTCGCAGGACGGCCCGAACGGCCAATTCCGACGCCCCGAAGGCCCGCCTCCCAATGGTCCTCCACCAATTGATGGCGAAACAATCCTGTCACAAGACGCACATCAACCGGGACGCCCCGGGCCACCACAACCCGGACAAATCATCCCCGAACCGATGATCGCCGCACTAACACTCGACGTCCGCCAACAACGCCAGCTCGACGGACTCCAAGCGATCGTCGACAAACGCCTGGCTTCGATCCTGACCGCCGATCAAATGGAACAACTGAAAAATCATCGGCCCCCACACGGCCCAGGAATTCCCAACGGCGATGCCGAACGGAATGATTAAGATACGGTCATGCCAAACTTGAATGAACGAGAGATTTTTCTAGAAGCGATCGAAAAGGAGTCCCCTGACGATCGCTTCAAATACTTGGCTTCCGCCTGTGGCCAGGATCATCATCTTCGGGCTTCGGTCGATGCCCTCTTGGCCGCTCATGATCAGCCCGCCGCACTACTTGACCATCCAATCGGGGACGAACTGAGTCGGTCGCCATTGTTCCGTTCACCGATGGATTCACCGATCGATCATGTCGGCCTACAGATCGGCCCCTACAAACTCAAGGAACAGATCGGTGAAGGTGGTTTTGGACTCGTCTTCGTCGCCCAACAAGAACATCCGGTGCGCCGCAAGGTCGCGTTAAAAATCGTCAAACCGGGGATGGGATCCAAGGAAGTGATCGCCCGATTTGAAGCCGAACGCCAAGCCGTGGCGATGATGAATCATCCCAACATCGCGCAAATCTTTGATGTCGGGGTGACACCCGATGGGCGTCCCTACTTTGCCATGGAACTGGTTCGCGGACTACCGATCGCAGAGTTTTGCGACCGACAAAAGTTGAGTGTCGTCGAACGGCTTGAGTTGATGATCGACGTGTGTTCGGCGGTCCATCATGCGCATCAGAAGGGCATCATCCATCGAGACTTAAAACCCTCGAATGTCTTGGTCACACTTCACGACGGAAAACCTGTTGCCAAAGTGATCGACTTTGGGATCGCTAAGGCGATGGAAGAGAAGCTGACCGACAATTCGATCTATACGTGTTTCTTTTCGATGCTCGGAACCCCCTTGTACATGAGCCCCGAACAGGCCGAGATGAGCGGGCTGGACGTCGACACCCGTAGCGACATTTACTCCTTGGGCGTCATTCTCTACGAATTGCTCGCCGGCGCG includes:
- a CDS encoding EF-hand domain-containing protein, which gives rise to MFRRTLQCAVFSGAIAVPGLLFAQPPGRGGPQGGMHGGPPTEMILQLFQQADANGDGSVTKAELTTALQSQTQSRGNRFGRMAPPSQDGPNGQFRRPEGPPPNGPPPIDGETILSQDAHQPGRPGPPQPGQIIPEPMIAALTLDVRQQRQLDGLQAIVDKRLASILTADQMEQLKNHRPPHGPGIPNGDAERND
- a CDS encoding sigma-70 family RNA polymerase sigma factor, producing the protein MNRDVTKILSDIERGDRAAASELLPLVYEELRRLAASRMNQERSGQTLQPTALVHEVFLKLVGDDSQRWDGRGHFFAAAAEAMRRILIDNARRKGRVKRGGDFQRQELNDNVSVDQSSSNDDLLILDEALTKLATEDEQLAKLVELRYFTGLTIDETAEVLGVSPRTTKRNWAYARAWLQREMGGDGH